From a single Sander vitreus isolate 19-12246 chromosome 4, sanVit1, whole genome shotgun sequence genomic region:
- the LOC144516399 gene encoding uncharacterized protein LOC144516399 has translation MVSLSSRTLSLENDLFRDSSSLFSLGLDGARSEGGSPASCDSPDAGELCAMHSSSLGEEEDEEDDEDEDERGSLHIFLGAEGEEEPASQEPKLPEFPFHPSSPFSPTLEDIEEFLREKMELVKEGLLAPKEEAFPLPCSDSPSSAAPQAASSETCGDQGISASRCPLSPNTPQNEQNSPSPADHSPSAHVNPSPSSLTPPMLLRPPLVLQLQPMPLAQPPTPAGSPPGAQSGFWLTHLVMGLHGATGQNLTLLAPQVPSTATTLLSLNSGETKSSDQKYVKIAPLPITMRTLEITGVTGLGGPGNGLLKAVAPRITRLPPTERVHKCSHPGCGKMYTKSSHLKAHFRRHTGEKPYTCSWPDCGWRFSRSDELSRHRRSHSGIKPYECSLCEKKFARSDHLSKHTKVHRSSRPSRIIKATV, from the exons ATGGTGTCTCTCAGCAGCAGAACGCTGAGTTTGGAGAATGACCTGTTCAGGGACAGCAGCAGCCTGTTCTCTCTCGGCCTGGACGGAGCCCGCAGCGAGGGGGGCAGTCCAGCCTCCTGCGACAGCCCCGATGCTGGGGAGCTGTGTGCTATGCACAGCTCCAGCCttggagaggaggaagatgaggaggatgacGAAGATGAAGACGAGAGGGGGAGTCTGCATATCTTTCTTGGAgcagagggagaagaggaaCCTGCGAGTCAGGAGCCCAAGTTGCCAGAATTCCCTTTCCATCCCTCTTCTCCGTTCTCCCCAACCCTGGAGGACATAGAGGAGTTCCTAAGGGAAAAGATGGAACTGGTCAAAGAGGGGCTACTGGCCCCGAAAGAGGAGGCCTTCCCTCTACCCTGCAGTGACTCTCCATCCTCCGCTGCACCCCAGGCTGCTTCCTCAGAGACTTGCGGTGACCAAGGGATTAGTGCCTCTCGTTGCCCTTTAAGCCCAAACACCCCTCAGAAcgagcaaaacagccccagccCAGCTGACCATTCCCCTTCTGCGCACGTTAACCCCTCACCTTCCAGCTTAACCCCGCCAATGCTCCTGCGCCCTCCACTGGTTCTCCAGCTCCAGCCCATGCCTCTGGCCCAGCCTCCGACTCCAGCGGGCTCTCCTCCCGGCGCCCAAAGTGGCTTTTGGCTCACTCATCTGGTCATGGGGCTCCATGGTGCAACAGGACAGAATCTCACTCTGCTGGCCCCGCAGGTGCCCTCCACTGCTACCACCTTGTTATCACTAAACAGTGGAGAAACCAAGTCATCTGACCAGAAGTATGTGAAGATCGCCCCGCTGCCCATCACTATGAGGACTCTAGAAATCACGGGCGTGACTGGGCTCGGAGGCCCGGGCAATGGCCTGTTGAAGGCCGTGGCCCCCCGGATAACCAGACTGCCGCCCACAGAGAGGGTCCATAAGTGCTCCCACCCAGGCTGCGGGAAGATGTACACCAAGAGCAGCCATCTGAAAGCTCACTTCCGCCGGCATACGGGAGAGAAACCCTACACATGTAGCTGGCCTGACTGTGGCTGGAG GTTCTCCCGATCTGACGAGCTGTCCCGTCACCGTCGCTCTCACTCAGGCATCAAGCCCTACGAGTGCTCACTGTGCGAGAAGAAGTTTGCCCGCAGCGATCACTTATCCAAACACACGAAGGTCCACCGCAGCTCCAGGCCCAGCAGGATTATCAAAGCCACTGTGTGA